The following coding sequences lie in one Streptomyces sp. NBC_00510 genomic window:
- a CDS encoding malonic semialdehyde reductase → MTLVLDPAAQDLLFREARTANTFTDAPVTDEQVQDIYDLVKYGPTSMNQQPLRVVLVRSEDARARLVQHLAEGNKKKTATAPLVALLAADNEFHQELPAVFPHFPQAKDVFFAERAVRERSAALNAALQVGYFIVGVRAAGLAAGPMTGFDADAINKEFFPDGDHSVLAVVNIGNPGTDAWFARNPRLAYDEVVSTV, encoded by the coding sequence ATGACGCTCGTACTCGACCCCGCCGCACAGGACCTGCTCTTCCGTGAGGCCCGCACCGCCAACACCTTCACCGACGCCCCGGTCACCGACGAGCAGGTCCAGGACATCTACGACCTGGTCAAGTACGGCCCGACCTCCATGAACCAGCAGCCGCTGCGGGTGGTCCTGGTCCGTTCCGAGGACGCCCGCGCGCGTCTGGTGCAGCACCTGGCCGAGGGCAACAAGAAGAAGACCGCGACCGCGCCGCTGGTCGCCCTGCTCGCCGCCGACAACGAGTTCCATCAGGAACTGCCCGCAGTCTTCCCGCACTTCCCGCAGGCCAAGGACGTGTTCTTCGCCGAGCGCGCGGTCCGCGAGCGCTCCGCCGCCCTGAACGCCGCACTGCAGGTGGGCTACTTCATCGTCGGCGTCCGCGCCGCCGGGCTCGCCGCCGGCCCGATGACCGGCTTCGACGCCGACGCGATCAACAAGGAGTTCTTCCCCGACGGCGACCACTCCGTCCTCGCCGTCGTCAACATCGGCAACCCGGGCACGGACGCGTGGTTCGCGCGCAACCCGCGACTGGCCTACGACGAGGTCGTCAGCACCGTCTGA
- a CDS encoding cupin domain-containing protein, which produces MTPMAFRRGILAFGLTMAAVAACAPAAKVGNGEAPAAVVAPETSMRPTDKLSVLLEQALPNVKGKTFTSAVVDYPPDGSTPPHRHGDAFVYAYVLKGTVRSQLAGEPVHTYRKGEYWVEPPGAHHVLSENASRTEPAQLLVVFISNTGDAIKVDDPSS; this is translated from the coding sequence ATGACCCCGATGGCGTTCCGTCGTGGCATTCTCGCTTTCGGCCTCACCATGGCGGCTGTCGCCGCATGCGCCCCCGCGGCGAAGGTCGGCAACGGCGAGGCGCCGGCTGCCGTCGTCGCTCCGGAAACGTCCATGCGGCCGACCGACAAGCTGTCCGTCCTGCTCGAGCAGGCACTCCCGAACGTCAAGGGCAAGACGTTCACCTCAGCGGTCGTCGACTACCCGCCCGATGGGAGTACGCCCCCGCATCGGCACGGGGATGCCTTCGTCTACGCCTACGTGCTCAAGGGCACGGTGCGCAGTCAGCTCGCCGGAGAGCCGGTTCACACCTACCGCAAGGGTGAGTACTGGGTCGAGCCGCCGGGCGCCCACCACGTGCTGTCGGAGAACGCCAGCCGAACGGAGCCCGCGCAGTTGCTGGTCGTCTTCATCAGCAACACGGGGGATGCGATCAAGGTCGACGATCCGTCGAGCTAA
- a CDS encoding 4-hydroxyphenylacetate 3-hydroxylase family protein, whose translation MRTGKEYLAALDDGRKVWVGDELVDNVATHPKTRAYARRIAEFYDLHHRPDLQDVMTFVDEDGVRRSMTWFQHRSKDDLKRKRRYIETVLHELGGGATPRTPDVNNYVLLTYVDDPEPWSSQAVGTDGRDLTAGILDFWRQARDGDLNTTPAFVDPQTDRSRESAQAESPALKVVATSDEGITVRGVKAIGTGAAFGDWIHIGVFYRPGIQPEQVIFGAVPPNAPGVTIICRESNVRDGEDVEHPLASQGDELDSVILFEDVLIPWDRVFHIGNPQHAALYPQRVFDWLHYQALVRQMVRAELMLGLTLLITEHIGTYQLPPVQARISQFAGFHQTLKAHVLACEDEGFTTPGGLYKPNVLMFDYGRAYYLENIARMVNEVIDLAGRASLIFPTEGQWQRPELRPWLEALQTGPVGRPHDRLKISRVIRDLFLSDWGDRISTFENFNGTPLLAIRTLTMKRAELSPSGPIADLARKVCGIDGPAEEKDTAYTAQADYARRQDAS comes from the coding sequence GTGCGTACAGGCAAGGAATACCTGGCGGCACTCGACGACGGCCGGAAGGTGTGGGTGGGCGACGAGCTCGTCGACAACGTCGCCACGCACCCGAAGACCAGGGCGTACGCCCGGCGGATCGCCGAGTTCTACGACCTGCACCACCGCCCGGACCTCCAGGACGTCATGACGTTCGTGGACGAGGACGGTGTCCGCCGGTCCATGACGTGGTTCCAGCACCGCAGCAAGGACGACCTGAAGCGCAAGCGGCGCTACATCGAGACCGTGCTGCACGAGCTGGGCGGCGGCGCCACCCCGCGCACCCCCGACGTCAACAACTACGTCCTGCTGACCTACGTCGACGACCCCGAGCCCTGGAGCAGCCAGGCCGTGGGGACCGACGGCCGGGACCTCACCGCGGGGATCCTCGACTTCTGGCGGCAGGCACGGGACGGCGACCTCAACACGACGCCGGCGTTCGTGGACCCGCAGACCGACCGTTCCCGTGAGTCCGCCCAGGCGGAATCGCCCGCGCTGAAGGTCGTGGCCACCTCCGACGAGGGCATCACCGTGCGGGGCGTCAAGGCCATCGGCACGGGCGCGGCCTTCGGCGACTGGATCCACATCGGCGTGTTCTACCGCCCGGGCATCCAGCCGGAGCAGGTCATCTTCGGCGCGGTCCCGCCCAACGCGCCCGGCGTCACCATCATCTGCCGGGAGAGCAACGTCCGCGACGGCGAGGACGTCGAGCACCCGCTCGCCTCGCAGGGCGACGAGCTCGACAGCGTCATCCTCTTCGAGGACGTGCTGATCCCCTGGGACCGGGTGTTCCACATCGGCAACCCCCAGCACGCCGCGCTGTACCCGCAGCGCGTCTTCGACTGGCTGCACTACCAGGCGCTCGTGCGGCAGATGGTGCGCGCCGAGCTGATGCTCGGACTGACCCTGCTGATCACCGAGCACATCGGCACCTACCAGCTGCCCCCGGTGCAGGCGCGCATCTCGCAGTTCGCCGGGTTCCACCAGACGCTGAAGGCCCATGTGCTCGCCTGCGAGGACGAGGGCTTCACCACCCCGGGCGGCCTGTACAAGCCGAACGTCCTGATGTTCGACTACGGCAGGGCGTACTACCTGGAGAACATCGCCCGCATGGTCAACGAGGTGATCGACCTGGCCGGGCGCGCCTCGCTGATCTTCCCCACCGAGGGGCAGTGGCAGCGCCCGGAGCTGCGGCCCTGGCTGGAGGCACTGCAGACCGGCCCGGTCGGCAGGCCGCACGACCGGCTGAAGATCAGCCGGGTGATCCGTGACCTGTTCCTGTCCGACTGGGGCGACCGCATCAGCACCTTCGAGAACTTCAACGGCACGCCGCTGCTGGCGATCCGCACGCTCACCATGAAGCGCGCCGAACTGTCCCCGAGCGGGCCCATCGCCGACCTCGCCCGGAAGGTGTGCGGCATCGACGGTCCCGCCGAGGAGAAGGACACCGCGTACACGGCCCAGGCGGATTACGCCCGCCGGCAGGACGCGTCGTAG
- a CDS encoding AAA family ATPase, translated as MHDAVSRTTHSPHLRGRDDEIAALRAALDGVLRGEGACVLVEGASGTGKSGLLTHLGELAGAAGFDVLWVRADELDQYAPLAALYAAVHGPSAGAGRAPDATGDRRLWLLDGITDALEDRAQRAPVAVLVDDAQWADPATLFALRTLPGRLAASRVLWVIAVRSGTERTDVTRMSRTLRDRGARGLTLGPLPPVALRQLAADVLGAAPTPALSRLLDGSAGNPFLAIELLRSLRDADAVGIHDGTATPLTQEMPAGFRRSVQQRLDRLPEDARHLLQIGSVLGRAFDLGVVARMLGRPVGGLLSAVDSVLGAQLLVSAGRRFAFRHDLIRQAVHDDLPLPVRVALHREAADALRDGGGDRAEIAWHLVLAGGTIDDASVHTLTTAVRELSRTVPGSAADLARQAADLLPAHDPRRVELLTHAAELLGWTRRVNEALELVDATISDGLRPAQEAALRLVGGEIHQAAGDDAAAMSHLRRALELPDLPQDLRVRLLKAKATAHIHRREIAAAEETDTGLVEAAYRSADPAVVVSAMVFQSQTAFYRGHLARALELAENASGRAATTADGLRLRPPRIPALWLAIVMLSTDRLEDAPRVLREGQRSAESLGLGWSLPHWHACRAIALLEGGALDDAAVEAEACLTVAAELETARAVPLVRALLALVDTARGDLAQAGAHLRAATAAASGGTPYGPWTALAHARLLQAQGHGTAAAEALGAFFHAGDRTAWLLCLPPGHWPALARTALRGGDRATAEAVATVVRAVAEENGGQDVVLAVRDHIDGLLHDDPAALGAAVAGHRLGGRLPAVAAAHEDLGTLLAAHGRTDAAVASLEEAARLTAAAGALHDNERVRRLLRDLGVRASGMPRRAAATSGWDSLTESELKVVPLVAEGLTNRAIADRLYLSVHTVNTHLKHVFTKLGINTRVELTRLAVERTRVGTDRT; from the coding sequence ATGCACGATGCGGTCTCCCGGACGACGCACTCCCCCCACCTGAGGGGCCGCGACGACGAGATCGCCGCCCTGCGCGCGGCCCTGGACGGGGTGCTCCGCGGGGAAGGCGCGTGCGTGCTCGTGGAGGGCGCGTCCGGCACCGGCAAGAGCGGACTGCTGACCCACCTGGGAGAGCTGGCGGGCGCGGCCGGGTTCGACGTCCTGTGGGTACGGGCCGACGAGCTCGACCAGTACGCCCCACTGGCCGCGCTGTACGCCGCGGTGCACGGCCCCTCCGCCGGCGCCGGCCGGGCCCCCGACGCCACCGGCGACCGGCGGCTGTGGCTGCTGGACGGCATCACCGACGCCCTGGAGGACCGCGCGCAGCGCGCCCCGGTGGCGGTCCTCGTCGACGACGCGCAATGGGCGGACCCGGCCACCTTGTTCGCCCTGCGGACGCTGCCCGGGCGGCTGGCGGCCTCCCGGGTCCTGTGGGTGATCGCCGTACGCTCCGGCACCGAACGGACCGACGTCACCCGGATGAGCCGTACGCTGCGAGACCGGGGGGCGCGCGGGCTGACCCTCGGGCCGCTCCCGCCCGTGGCGCTGCGGCAGCTGGCGGCGGACGTCCTCGGGGCGGCGCCCACCCCCGCCCTGTCCCGGCTGCTGGACGGCAGCGCGGGCAACCCCTTCCTGGCGATCGAACTCCTGCGCTCGCTGCGCGACGCCGACGCCGTCGGCATCCATGACGGCACCGCGACCCCTCTGACCCAGGAGATGCCCGCCGGATTCCGGCGCAGCGTCCAGCAGCGGCTGGACCGGCTCCCCGAGGACGCACGGCATCTGCTGCAGATCGGCTCGGTGCTGGGCCGCGCGTTCGACCTCGGCGTCGTCGCCCGGATGCTCGGCAGGCCCGTCGGCGGGCTGCTGTCCGCCGTGGACAGCGTCCTGGGCGCACAACTGCTGGTCAGCGCGGGCCGCCGGTTCGCCTTCCGGCACGACCTGATCCGGCAGGCCGTCCACGACGACCTCCCGCTGCCCGTGCGCGTGGCCCTGCACCGGGAGGCCGCCGACGCCCTGCGCGACGGCGGCGGCGACCGGGCGGAGATCGCCTGGCACCTCGTCCTCGCCGGCGGCACCATCGACGACGCGTCCGTGCACACCCTGACCACCGCGGTCCGGGAGCTGTCGCGGACCGTCCCCGGATCCGCCGCCGACCTCGCACGTCAGGCGGCGGACCTGCTGCCCGCCCACGACCCGCGGCGCGTCGAACTGCTCACCCACGCGGCCGAACTGCTCGGCTGGACCCGGCGGGTCAACGAGGCCCTCGAACTGGTCGACGCCACCATCTCCGACGGACTGCGACCCGCCCAGGAGGCCGCGCTCCGGCTGGTCGGCGGCGAGATCCACCAGGCGGCGGGCGACGACGCGGCCGCGATGAGCCATCTGCGGCGGGCCCTGGAGCTGCCCGACCTCCCGCAGGACCTGCGCGTCCGGCTGCTCAAGGCCAAGGCGACCGCCCACATCCACCGCCGCGAGATCGCGGCCGCGGAGGAGACGGACACCGGGCTGGTCGAGGCGGCGTACCGCAGCGCCGACCCGGCCGTCGTCGTCAGCGCCATGGTCTTCCAGTCGCAGACCGCCTTCTACCGCGGCCACCTGGCCCGCGCCCTCGAACTCGCCGAGAACGCATCCGGACGGGCCGCCACGACCGCCGACGGCCTGCGGCTGCGGCCGCCCCGCATCCCGGCGCTGTGGCTCGCCATCGTGATGCTGTCCACCGACCGGCTGGAGGACGCCCCGCGGGTACTGCGCGAGGGCCAGCGCTCCGCCGAATCCCTCGGCCTGGGCTGGTCACTGCCCCACTGGCACGCCTGCCGGGCCATCGCCCTGCTGGAAGGCGGCGCCCTGGACGACGCGGCCGTGGAGGCCGAAGCCTGCCTCACCGTCGCCGCGGAGCTGGAGACGGCCCGCGCGGTGCCCCTGGTCCGCGCCCTCCTGGCCCTGGTCGACACCGCGCGCGGCGACCTCGCCCAGGCCGGTGCGCATCTGCGGGCCGCGACGGCGGCCGCATCGGGCGGCACCCCGTACGGCCCGTGGACGGCGCTCGCCCACGCCCGCCTCCTGCAGGCCCAGGGCCACGGCACGGCGGCGGCCGAGGCACTCGGCGCCTTCTTCCACGCGGGCGACCGTACGGCCTGGCTGCTCTGTCTGCCCCCCGGCCACTGGCCGGCCCTGGCGCGTACGGCGCTGCGCGGCGGCGACCGGGCGACGGCCGAGGCGGTGGCCACGGTCGTGCGCGCCGTGGCCGAGGAGAACGGCGGCCAGGACGTCGTCCTGGCCGTACGGGACCACATCGACGGGCTCCTCCACGACGACCCCGCGGCACTGGGGGCGGCCGTCGCCGGGCACCGTCTCGGGGGCCGCCTCCCGGCGGTTGCCGCGGCACACGAGGACCTGGGCACCCTCCTGGCCGCACACGGCCGCACCGATGCGGCGGTCGCGTCGCTGGAGGAGGCCGCGCGGCTCACGGCCGCGGCCGGGGCCCTCCACGACAACGAGCGCGTCCGCCGCCTCCTGCGGGACCTCGGCGTACGCGCCTCCGGGATGCCCCGCCGCGCGGCCGCCACCTCCGGCTGGGACAGCCTGACCGAGTCCGAGCTGAAGGTGGTGCCCCTCGTCGCGGAGGGACTCACCAACCGGGCCATCGCCGACCGCCTCTACCTGTCCGTCCACACGGTCAACACCCACCTGAAGCACGTCTTCACCAAGCTGGGCATCAACACCCGCGTGGAACTGACCCGGTTGGCGGTGGAACGGACCCGCGTCGGCACCGACCGGACCTGA